The Armatimonadia bacterium genome includes the window CGAGAGCGGCCGCCGCACCGACTGCCTGCCCCATTGCCATACAGGGGGCCTGGACTCGCAGCGCGGAGTTCGCGAGGCGGTCGCTACTCACGCAGCGACCGGCGGCAAGCAGGTTGCGGCTTCCCTTCGGAATCAGGGCGCTGAAGGGTATTGAGGGGACGACCCCCTCCTGCAGGGGCTCGGGCGTGACGCCGTTCTCGTCATGTACGTCAACGGGGTAGAAGGCCCAGCAGATTGCGTCCTCAAAGAGCCGGCCGCTGCAGTAGTCCTCGACGGTGATGACGGTCTCGCCCAGGATGCGGTAGCTCTCTCGCACGGCGGTCTCGGAAGCGCCGAGTTGCAGTCGGGCACGCTCGCCGCCTGGGAGGGACTGCACAAAGCGCAGCAGGCGCAGGGCCATCTGACGCCCTGCGAGGTTGGCTGCAGTCTGAGTCACAGAGGTGGAGGAATCGGCGCCGAAAACATGATTCGCGCCGTGGCTGCCGAGGAAGGAGAGGAAGGTAGCCTTCCGGTCCCACAGGTCGCCGGGCTGAAGCCTTCCGTCCGCGAGGGCCTGCTGGTACCGTGCCTCGACGAGCTCAGGGTCCATCGCCTTGACGTCGTAGCCCTCCAGCCGGAAGTGCAGCGTGCCGGGCTGGATGACCTCCTCGCGCTGCCGGGGGTATCCGAGCAGGCCCACGACCTCGGCGCCGCCGGTGCAGTCGATGAGCTGCTTGCACTGGACACTGCGACGGACGCCGCTGCCTGCGACGGCAAGATGCCAGCCGGTGTCAGTCGGTGCGCCTCCGAGAGGGAACTCGTAGTAGCACAGCTCGACCCCGGACTGCAGGCAGGCCTCCTCCGCAAGGGCGGCATAGAGCGGCCCGTTCAGGCGGACCTGGTGCATCGAGTGTCGCGGTGGCCGGACGGTGAAGTCGGGCATGGTGCCGCCGTCCAGCTCCACAGCGCGGGTGACCAGTTCCCAGCCAAGGCCGGCGATGATCTGCCGCTCCCAGGCATGGAACAGACCCGGGTAAGCGACGCCGCCGGTGGTCATGGTGCCCCCGAGTTGAGGGCCTCGCTCGATCAGTACCGTGTGGGCACCGGACCGGGCAGCCTGAAGGGCGGCGATAGTGCCCGCAGTGCCGCCGCCGATGACAAGGACATCGGCCTCGGTCTGGAGCGTCGCAGGCATTGGCGGGAAGGGACACTGCATCTAGAGGGTTCCCTTTCGCTGGGCATCGGCGTAGGTCGGCGACATCGCTCGCAGGCGCTCCACGAACTGCGGCAGAGCGAGGAGCAGGACGTCGACATCGGCGTCGGTGGTGTGACGCGAGAGGCTCAGACGCAGGGAACCATGGGCCACCGCATGGGAGCAGCCGATGGCCAGCAGAACGTGGGACGGGTCCAGGGAGCCGGAAGTGCAGGCCGAGCCACTGGAGGCGCAGATCCCGTACAGGTCAAGGGACAGCAGGATGCCCTCGCCCTCGATGTAGTTGATGGTGAAGCTGGCGATGTTGGGCAGGCGCTTCTCAGGGTGCCCTGTGAGCTGGCAGTGCGGAACTCGCTCAAGGACGCCGTCGATGATGCGCTTGGACAGGCGGCCCATCCGCTGGTTGTCCTCGTCGGCCCGCTGGGAGAGCAGCTCGACGGCCTTGCCCAGGCCCACGATTCCAGCGACGTTCTCGGTACCGGCACGGCGACCGCGCTCCTGGCCGCCACCGTCGAGGACCTTGACCAGTCGCGTGCCCTTGCGCAGGTAGAGCGCGCCGACGCCCTTGGGGCCGTAGACCTTGTGGGCCGACATGGCCAGCAGGTCGACGTTGAGCTCATTGACGTCGATCGGGACCTTGCCCAGCGACTGGACGGCATCGGTGTGGAAGACTACGCCGCGCTCCTTGCAGAGCGCGCCGATCTCGGCAATCGGTTCGACGGTGCCGATCTCGTTGTTCGAGTGCATGATCGAGACGAGAATCGTGTCGTCGCGGATCGCGTCGGCGACCTGCTCGGGCGAGATGACGCCATAGCGATCGGGGACAAGGACCGTGGTCTCGAAACCGTCGCGCTCGAGCGCCTTGCAGGTATGGAGGACTGCATGGTGCTCGATGGCCGAGGTGATGAGGTGCTTGCCCTTGCCTCGGAGGGCCCAGGCGGTACCCTTGATGGCGTAGTTGTCGGCCTCGGAGCCGCAGCCGGTGAAGACGATCTCCTGGGGGTCTGCGCCGAGATAGGAAGCAATATGGCCCCGCGCGTTGTCCAGGGCCTTGCGTGCGCGGCCGGCCAATCGGTAGACACTGCTGGGATTGCCGTACTCGTCCTGCAAGAAGGGCAACATCGCGCCAAGGACTTCGGAATCGACCTTGGTGGTAGCCGCGTTATCGAGGTAGATCACGCCGCCCACTCCCAAAACACGCCCCGAAACCGGGCGAGAGCATTGGTAAACGAAGTTACGCAAACATTAAGCGGCAGCGACCGGAGAGTCAAGGGGAAGGGGGTTCTGCGTGGCTCTGAAGGGGCCCCGGAGCCGGTGACCTTACAGCCAGGGGTCCTTTGTGCTACAATAGGCTTGAGTAAGAACGCCCCCTACTGCTTGAGGGCGGTTTTATCGTTCGTGCCAAGAGGTAGCAATGGGGAATCTCCGACGCTCGATGTTGGCGGCTTCACTGCTTGTCTGCACGTGCTTTGCCTGTGCTGCGGACCCGGAGAGGGAGTCACCCCTCCAGGGTGTGTTCGCCTGGGGAACCGGGACGCGGCCGGTGGCCGTGATGGCACCGGTACGGGAGGTGTTCCGTCTGCTGGGGCTCAAGCAGAGCTGGCAGCCCGCGACGGACACGATCTCGCTATCAGGCCCGACGGGCACTGTGTCCTTCCGCATTGGCCAGACGCAGGCACGATTCGAGCCCCAGGCAGGGGGCGCCGGTGTGACGGCAACACTCCCGGCGGCCCCAAGGTACCTCGGGAACCGACTGTATGGACCGGTGGAAAGCCTGTGGAAACTCGCCGGCCTTGGGGTGCGAGTGGTGAAGCAGGAGGATACCGGCGTCGAGTACCAGGCGGGCGACAAGATATTCGTCATCACGCTGCTTTCGGGAAGGGAGAAGAGCATCATCAACCAGGCCAAGGGATCGGTAGTGAAGTTCCAGACCTCCAAGGGTGACATCCTGCTTGAGCTGTTCGACGAGCAGACGCCAGTGACCGTGGGCAACTTCCTCGACCTCGTGGGAAGCGGGTACTACGACGGACTGACCTTCCACAGGGTGATCGCCGACTTCATGATTCAGGGTGGGTGCCCCAAAGGCAATGGCACCGGTGGCCCGGGCTGGACCATTCCGGACGAGGCAGACCGGGGCCTCAAGCACGAGCGCGGCAGCCTCTCGATGGCGAAGACCGCGATGCCCAATACGGGCGGCAGCCAGTTCTTCATCTGCCATGTGCCCTGCGCGCATCTGGATGGGGTGCACACGGTGTTCGGGAAGGCCGTCGAGGGCATGGACGTTGTCGACGCGATCCGTCAGGGCGACACGATCCAGCAGGCGACCCTTCTGAGCAAGTCAGCCCAGGCGGAGGCTGCGATAGAGAAGACCAGGGCGGCCCGAGTGCCGGAGAAGTAGCAAAAGCCCGTGGAGGAGGCCGGCGAGGTCGGTCGTTAGGATACTCACCCGGGGGAGGGGAAACCCTCGGGTTTCAAGGAGAGACATGATGGCTGAGAAATGCGTACTGGCGTATTCCGGAGGTCTGGACACCTCCGTGGCGATCCAGTGGATCGCGGAGAAGTATGGCGTAGACGTGGTTGCGGTCGCCGTCGACGTGGGCGAGGAGAAGGACTACGAGGGTATCCGCGTCAAGGGCGAGCAAGTGGGCGCCGTCAAGTCGATCGTGGTCGATAAGCGGCAGGAGTTCGTTGACCAGTTCATCAGCCAGGCGATCAAGACGAACCTTATGTATGAGCACAAGTACCCGGCCTTCACGGCTCTGGCCCGCCCGCTGCTTGCCAAGACCCAGGTTGAGGTCGCGCAGGCTGAGGGCGCAAGCCTCCTGGCCCACGGCTGCACCGGCAAGGGTAACGACCAGGTGCGCTTTGAGGTCACCTACCAGGCCCTGGCTCCCGAGATGCGCGTCGTAGCTCCCGCACGCGAATGGGGAATGACCCGCGAGCAGGAAATCGACTACGCCGCAGAGCACGGCATTCCCGTGCCGGTAGCCAAGAAGAGCCCGTACTCCACGGACACCAACCTGTGGGGCCGGTCCATCGAGTGCGGTATCATCGAGGATCCCTCCAAGGAAGCTCCAGACGATGCCTGGGTCTGGACGGTCAGCCCGCAGGACGCCCCGAACGACCCCACCTACGTGCGCATCGGCTTCGAGCGGGGCGTTCCCGTGTCGCTGGATGGCGCCAAGATCAACAGCGTTGAGCTGGTCGCCAAGCTGAATCAGCTCGGCGGGCAGAACGGCGTCGGCCGCGTCAACATGATGGAGAACCGGCTGGTCGGCATCAAGTCGCGCGAGTGCTATGAGACCCCGGCGGCGACGATCCTCCTGGCCGCCCATCGCGACCTTGAGAGCCTTACGCTGGACCGCGAAACCTACCATTTCAAGCCCTACCTGGAGCTGCGCTGGGCCGAGTTGGTGTACTACGGACTTTGGTACACCCCGCTGCGCGAGGCCATCGACGGGTTTGTGAATGAGACCCAGAAGCGCGTCAACGGCGAAGTGACCGTCAAGCTGTACAAGGGCACCTGCGAGGCCGTTGCACGGACCTCGGAGAACAGCCTCTACGACTACAGCCTGGCAACCTACGACGCCGGCGACACCTTCGACCAGACCGCCTCGGAAGGGTTCATCAAGATCTGGGGCATGCCGGCGAAGGTCACAGCAGCTGTCGACCGCAAGGTCGGGCTCTAGTCGGCGAGACAAGCGAGACCGGTGGGTAGGGCCGACCTCGGTGTCTGCCCTACCCTTGTCCACGGCCGTCCACTGCGAGGACCACTTGTTGCCTTCCCGGAGGATCGACCTATGAGGGGACTCATCGCCGCGATCGCCGGAGTTGCCGCCCTTGCGCTGTCGATAGCACTGTGCGGTGCTCAGGGGCTGGTGACCAACGGCGACTTCAGCCAGGTGAGCGGCGGCGATCAGGGGCTTCCGGTGGGATGGACCGTGGCCGGAGCAGATTCCGCCGCGTATCGGGTCGTCAACGACGACGGGCACAGCGGCTCGCTGAGCCTGCGGTACAAGGTCGATCAGGCGACGGCCTCGGGCGCTGCGGCACAGTCTTTCGCGTGCAAGCCGAACACGGACTACCTGGTCACGGCCGCTCTGAAGAGCGACGGGACGCTGCTTCCTGTGGTGCAGGTAGCCGTGCCCGTTAACCCGCCGGTGAAGGTGCTGTCGCTGCGCTCCGGCGGGCAGAAGGTCTGGACGGTGCAGACCGCACGCTTCAACAGTGGCACGGCGACGCAACTGGAAGTACGGGTGTACGGCGACGCGGCACTGGCTGAGGGTAAGCAGGCCGCTGCAGGCGTGGCCGGCCTTGACGATGTGCAGGTCTACGAGGCGTCGAAGGCTCCCGCAGAGGTGAGCCCGGGACCGGCGATGACCCCTCCGGGGCCGAACATCGCGCTGAAGCGCCCCTACACGCTGACCCCGGCGCCGAACTACAGCTACTGCACCGAGCCGGGCGACAAGACCCAGTTGACGGACGGCAGCTACTCGGTCGGATACTTCTGGACGCAGCCGACGACGGTGGGCTGGAGTAGCGGAGGACCCGCACGCATCCGCATCGACCTGGGGAAGATCGAGCCGATCGCGGGGCTGTCCTTCAGTACCGCAGCGGGTGTGGCCGGTGTGACATGGCCGACCTCTATCCTGGTGCTCGTGAGCGACGACGGCGACAAGTGGACCTGGGTCGGCGACCTGGTGGAGAAGTCCCTGCGCTTCGGGACGCCGCCGACGGACCGCTACTCGCAGTACCGGTTCTTCACCGACGAGCTGGAGGCTCGTGGTCGCTATGTCGAGCTGATTGTCGATTCCTCGCCCTATTGCTTTGTGGATGAGGTGGAGGTATACCGGGGAACGGCGGACATGCTCGTAAAAGCGCCGGTGGGGAAGGTGGCGGACAGCCCGACGGCCCTGTTCGAGCAGCTCCGCCTGCGGAGTGCGGTTCTGTGGCGTCTGACGGCCGACCTGGAACAGGCACGCAAGGCGATCCGCGAGAGCAAGAGGACGGCGGCCGAGAAGGATGCGCTCCTGGACCGCGCCGACCGCCTGGCCGAGGAGGTCAGGCGCCTCCCGTCGGAGCTTCCGGCAGACCTGCACTGCGTGCTACCGCTGAATGACCTGCACGCGGAGATCTACGCCCTGAACGCCCCGGTTCTGCGGGCACAGGGGCTGTCCGGTCTGACGGTGTGGGGAGCAAAGCGATGGGATCCGTTGTTGCCCACTCAAGGGCCTGAGCTTCCGCTCTCAGCCCCCGCGCTGCAACTGACGATGATGAGGGACGAGACCCGGGCCGTGGCGCTGAACGTGACCAACAGCACGGACCGCGTGGTCGAGGCCGAGGTCACAGTGACCGGGCTCGGCGGGCCGGCGAATCCGGAGTGGATCAGCGTCCGCGAGGTAGTTTTCACCGACACCCGCGACCGGCGTCCAATTGCTGCGGCGCTGCCGCAGGCCAGGAAGATCGACGGTGGGTACGAGACAACTGTGCCCTCGGGCATGACGCGTCAGGTGTGGCTGTCGGTCAGCACGAAGGGGATTGCCGCCGGGGAGTACCGCGGGCAGGTAGTGATCTCCGGCGCCGGGCAGCGTACCGAGGTACCCCTGAGCATCCGGGTGTATCCGCAGCAGATGCCGGCACAGTTCACGGCGGCAGTTGGTGGCTGGGACTACACCAACGGGAACGGATCCTATGATGTGAGGCCCTCGAACCTGCAGATTCTGGTTGACAACCTGCGGGCTCATGGTGTGAACTCACCATGGGCGAATTCCGGCGTCATGCCTCAGGGGGCCACCTTCGACGCAGCAGGGAACCTCACCGGGACGCTGGACTTCAGTGCCTGGGACACCTGGGTCAGCCGCTGGCCGGGAGCGAAGAACTACTGCGTTTTCCTCTCGGTCGACAGCAAGTTCTCGGGCGAGCCGATGGGCACCGCGCGGTTCAACAAGATGGTTGGAGACTTGTTCCGCGCCTGGGTGAAGCACTTCGACGAACAGGGCCTCAGCCCGGCCAAGCTCGTTGTGTTGCTGGTCGACGAGCCGCACGATAACGACCAGGCCAAGGTCATCATCAACTGGGCGAAGGCAGTGAAGGCAGCGGCTCCCGAGGTGGTTCTGTTCGAGGACCCGACCTTCCGCGACCCGCGAGAGGCCGACCCGGAGCTGTTCGCCGTGAGTGACATCCTGTGCCCGAACCTGCCGATGTGGTGGGGCGCGCCCAAGACCTTCGCCGACTTCTACTGGGCGCAGCGTGAGTCTACAAAGAAGCTGTGGTTCTACTCCTGCTCCGGGCCCGCGAAGCTGCTGGACCCGATCAACTACCACCGGGCGCAGTTCTGGGCCGGGATGGCGAACGGTGCACAGGGGTCCTTCTACTGGGCCTTCGGGGACGAGTCGAACGCAGCGGGTTCCTGGCGGGCCTACAGCCAGAACCGCAACCAGTACTCGCCGCTGTTCATCGATGCCACCAGCGTCACGGACGGCAAGCACATGGAGGCCGTCCGGGAGGGCGCTGAGGACTACGAGTATTTCGTGATGCTGCGAGACCGCTGGGCCCAGCTTCGACGCGAAGGCGTGGCCAGCCCGAAGCTGCAGGCCGCAGAGAGACTGCTGGCCGCTGGTCCGTATCGCGCCCTCAAGGGTGTTGGCGCCGGGAGTCTGGGCTGGCTGGACAGCCGGGATCGCGAGGAAATGGACCGGGTGCGCGTGGAGTTCCTGGAGGCTCTGCAGGGGCTCTAGGGCAGGCCCGGCGCAGCGTGCCGGGGACCGTGTCGCACAGAGAGGGAGCAGGTATGAAGGCTCACAAGCAGTCGAACCCCTGGCGGGGTGTGATCGAGGAGTACCGCGAGTACCTACCGGTGAGCGAGAGTACGCCCGTCGTGACGCTGCTGGAGGGTGGCACGCCGCTGATCCCGAGCCTCGCGATCGCACGGCGGCTGCCGGGTAAGCTGCGCATCTTCTTCAAGTACGAGGGCGTCAACCCGACCGGCTCCTTCAAGGATCGTGGCATGTGCATGGCCATGACCAAGGCGAAGGAGCGGGGCGCCAGGGTGTGCATGTGCGCCTCGACCGGGAACACTTCAGCCGCTGCGGCCGCCTACTCGGTACGAGCCGGAATGCGTTGCGTGGTGCTGATCCCGGACGGGTATATCGCGCTGGGCAAGCTCGCGCAGGCGCTGGCCTATGGTGCCCGGACGATCCAGATCGCCGGGAACTTCGACGACTGCCTGAACTTGGTGCGGGAGATCACCAGCCGGTACGACATCGAACTGGTGAACTCGCTGAACCCCTACCGGATGGAAGGCCAGAAGACGGCCGCCTTCGAGGTTTGTGATGTGCTCGGCGCGCCGCCGGACTTCCACGCGCTTCCGGTGGGCAATGCGGGGAACATCTCGGCCTATTGGATGGGCTACAAGGAGTACCGCGAGAAGGGGATGGTGGACCGGCGGCCGACGATGTTGGGCTTCCAGGCGGCCGGGGCTGCACCACTCGTGAGCGGCGTCAGGGTGGACAACCCGGAGACGATCGCCACGGCGATCCGCATCGGCAATCCCGCACGGTGGCAGGACGCGGAGAACGCGGTGAAGGAGTCCGGTGGGGTGTTCCGGGCGGTCACGGACGAAGAGATTCTGAAGGCCTACAAGGACCTGGCGGCGGAGGAGGGCGTGTTCGTCGAGCCGGCGTCGGCAGCGTCTCTGGCCGGGGTGTACAAACTGGCTGAAGACGGGTACTTTGGGCAGGAGCCGGCAACCGTGGTGTGCACGGTTACCGGGCACGGGCTGAAGGACCCGGATCGGGCGATCCAGATTGCGACAGAGCCCGAGAAGTGCGGCAAGGATCTCGGCGAGCTGATTGAACTGTTGGGGCTGTCGGGCAAGGACGGGGGCTCTCGCCCTGGGCGGGAGTAATGTGGAAGGGGAACTCGGTCTTCGAGCCCTGGCAACGCAATACACGAGAAGGACGGAGTTGCGCGCCATGCGTGACGGTCTTCTGAAGGGTCGCTGCGAATGAGACTACCGACGCTTAGGATCGGCGATCTGACAATTCCTACACCAATCATACAAGGCGGGATGGGGGTCAGAGTATCTGGGGCACGGCTCGCGTCGGCGGTAGCCAATGAGGGCTGTGCGGGGATGATCGCGAGTGCGGGGATCGCGCACTATGAGCTCTACTCGGGGAAGCACTTCGTTGAGATGAATGACCTCGCTCTCAAAGAAGAGATCCAGAAGGCCCGGAGTCTGAGCAGCGGGGTCATTGGCGTCAACATCATGGTTGCCCTCTCCAACTACGCCAATCTGGTCAAGGTGGCCGTGGAGAACAAGGTATCCATGATCGTCTCCGGCGCGGGCCTTCCTCTGGAACTGCCCGGGCTCGTGCAAGACGCACAGGTGAAGCTGGTGCCGATCGTGTCGTCGGCACGGGCGCTGCGCATAATCTGCACCAAGTGGCTCCGGGCACACAATCGGCTTCCGGATGCAGTGGTGGTCGAAGGACCACAGGCAGGCGGTCACCTCGGGTTCTCACACGCGGAGATGGGGGCTGAGACGCAGCCGAGCCTGGAGAAGCTGGTGGCCGAGACCGTCGCGGTGGCGAACTCCTACGAGCGGCCGATGCCGGTCATCGCCGCAGGAGGCATCTACGACGGCGCCGACATCTCCCGATTCCTGAAGCTGGGCGCGTCGGGTGTGCAGATGGCGACGCGCTTCGTCTGCACCGAGGAATGCGACGTCGACGACGCCTTCAAGAACGCGTACTTGCAGGCGAAGGAAGAGGACGTGATGGTGATTCACAGCCCGGTTGGTATGCCGGCGCGGGTCATCCGGAACGCCTTCGTGGAGCGCATCCTGCGCGGCGAGACCGTTCCCTTCAAGTGCGAGTACCGTTGCCTGCGCAGTTGTGATCCGAAGACTGCGCCCTTCTGCATCGCCAAGGCCCTCGCCAACGCCGCTGCCGGCAAGCTGGAGGACGCCTTCGCCTTTGCCGGGTCCAAGGTGCGTCGCTGCGCCGAGATCGTGTCGGTCAAGAAGCTGGTCAGCCAGCTCGTGGCCGAGGCCTCGGCGTGCTACGACGCCTGAGCGAAGGCCGAAGGTGCCAGGGAGCGCGGTACTCGGGCAAGAGCACCGCGGCGACCTGAGCTCGAACAGGAGCAATCGACCAGGATGAGTGCCCAGGTGGAACGCACGGTTCTCAAGACCGACCTGCCGGGAGCGGTCTGTGCACGCTCCGGGAAGGTGCGGGATGTCTACGACTACGGCGACGGCCTACTCATCGTCGCCAGCGACCGGATCTCGGCCTTTGACGTGATCATGGCCAACGGCATCCCTGGGAAGGGCAAGATCCTCACCCAGCTATCCCTCTTCTGGTTCGACTACCTGCGAGAGGTAACGCCGAACCACCTGATCAGCGCCGAGGTCAAGGACTTCCCGGCGCCGACGCAGGCCTTCGGCGAGGTGCTCGAAGGGCGGACAATGTGGTGCAAGAAGGCCCAGGTGATCCCGGTGGAGGCCGTCGTGCGCGGGTACCTGGCCGGGAGTGGCTGGAAGTCCTACCAGCAGAGCCGGGAAGTCTGCGGCCACCGTCTGCCCGCCGGTCTGGTGCAGTCGGCGAAACTGCCGCAGCCGCTCTTCACGCCGACCTCCAAGGCAGAGTCCGGGCATGACGAGAACATGACCCGCGACGAGGTCAAGAACCTGCTTGGCGCGGAGCTCGCTGAGAAGCTGGAGAGCAAGGCCATCGAGATCTACCTGAAGGCCTCGGAATATGCTGCCACGCGGGGCTTCATCATCGCGGACACGAAGTTCGAGTTCGGCCTGGTCGACGGCGAGATGATCCTGGTGGACGAGGTGCTGACGCCGGATTCCTCGCGGTACTGGGATGCTGACAAGTACGAACCGGGACGGCCTCAGGAAGCCTTCGACAAGCAGTTCGTGCGCGATTACCTGGAGACGCTGGACTGGAACAAGGAACCGCCGGGACCGGAGCTGCCGGCGGAAGTCGTCGCGCAGACGCGCGAGATCTACCTGACGGCGCTGCGGCGACTGACGGCCTAACTCCTGCATGAGTTGTTGCGGGTCCTAGGGTGCGGGCTCCGGCGCGACGTCGGACAAGCTGGAGCCCGCTTGCGACGCACCTCTGGTGACGATCCACTGTGTCTGCTCCCCCACGGACGTTCGAGCAAAAGCTGCTGGCGACGGTGAGACGCTACCGGATGCTCGAGCCGGGTGAGCGCGTGTTGGTGGCTGTCTCCGGGGGCCAGGACTCGCTGGCGCTTCTGGATGCTCTTTCCGGGTTGCGGGAGCGGCTGGCGGTCACGGTGCTGGCTGCCCACCTCAACCACGGGATCCGGGGCGCTGAGGCGGAGGCAGATGCGCGCTTCGTGGCGGAGTTCGGTGAGCGCCTGGGCGTTCCGGTAGTGTTGGGCGAAGCTGAAGTGCCGGAACTGGCGAAGTCCTGCGGCCT containing:
- a CDS encoding FAD-dependent oxidoreductase; translated protein: MQCPFPPMPATLQTEADVLVIGGGTAGTIAALQAARSGAHTVLIERGPQLGGTMTTGGVAYPGLFHAWERQIIAGLGWELVTRAVELDGGTMPDFTVRPPRHSMHQVRLNGPLYAALAEEACLQSGVELCYYEFPLGGAPTDTGWHLAVAGSGVRRSVQCKQLIDCTGGAEVVGLLGYPRQREEVIQPGTLHFRLEGYDVKAMDPELVEARYQQALADGRLQPGDLWDRKATFLSFLGSHGANHVFGADSSTSVTQTAANLAGRQMALRLLRFVQSLPGGERARLQLGASETAVRESYRILGETVITVEDYCSGRLFEDAICWAFYPVDVHDENGVTPEPLQEGVVPSIPFSALIPKGSRNLLAAGRCVSSDRLANSALRVQAPCMAMGQAVGAAAALAAKAGIPPTEVALDDIKAELRAHGALVP
- the nifS gene encoding cysteine desulfurase NifS, which encodes MGGVIYLDNAATTKVDSEVLGAMLPFLQDEYGNPSSVYRLAGRARKALDNARGHIASYLGADPQEIVFTGCGSEADNYAIKGTAWALRGKGKHLITSAIEHHAVLHTCKALERDGFETTVLVPDRYGVISPEQVADAIRDDTILVSIMHSNNEIGTVEPIAEIGALCKERGVVFHTDAVQSLGKVPIDVNELNVDLLAMSAHKVYGPKGVGALYLRKGTRLVKVLDGGGQERGRRAGTENVAGIVGLGKAVELLSQRADEDNQRMGRLSKRIIDGVLERVPHCQLTGHPEKRLPNIASFTINYIEGEGILLSLDLYGICASSGSACTSGSLDPSHVLLAIGCSHAVAHGSLRLSLSRHTTDADVDVLLLALPQFVERLRAMSPTYADAQRKGTL
- a CDS encoding peptidylprolyl isomerase; its protein translation is MKFQTSKGDILLELFDEQTPVTVGNFLDLVGSGYYDGLTFHRVIADFMIQGGCPKGNGTGGPGWTIPDEADRGLKHERGSLSMAKTAMPNTGGSQFFICHVPCAHLDGVHTVFGKAVEGMDVVDAIRQGDTIQQATLLSKSAQAEAAIEKTRAARVPEK
- a CDS encoding argininosuccinate synthase gives rise to the protein MMAEKCVLAYSGGLDTSVAIQWIAEKYGVDVVAVAVDVGEEKDYEGIRVKGEQVGAVKSIVVDKRQEFVDQFISQAIKTNLMYEHKYPAFTALARPLLAKTQVEVAQAEGASLLAHGCTGKGNDQVRFEVTYQALAPEMRVVAPAREWGMTREQEIDYAAEHGIPVPVAKKSPYSTDTNLWGRSIECGIIEDPSKEAPDDAWVWTVSPQDAPNDPTYVRIGFERGVPVSLDGAKINSVELVAKLNQLGGQNGVGRVNMMENRLVGIKSRECYETPAATILLAAHRDLESLTLDRETYHFKPYLELRWAELVYYGLWYTPLREAIDGFVNETQKRVNGEVTVKLYKGTCEAVARTSENSLYDYSLATYDAGDTFDQTASEGFIKIWGMPAKVTAAVDRKVGL
- a CDS encoding discoidin domain-containing protein, whose translation is MRGLIAAIAGVAALALSIALCGAQGLVTNGDFSQVSGGDQGLPVGWTVAGADSAAYRVVNDDGHSGSLSLRYKVDQATASGAAAQSFACKPNTDYLVTAALKSDGTLLPVVQVAVPVNPPVKVLSLRSGGQKVWTVQTARFNSGTATQLEVRVYGDAALAEGKQAAAGVAGLDDVQVYEASKAPAEVSPGPAMTPPGPNIALKRPYTLTPAPNYSYCTEPGDKTQLTDGSYSVGYFWTQPTTVGWSSGGPARIRIDLGKIEPIAGLSFSTAAGVAGVTWPTSILVLVSDDGDKWTWVGDLVEKSLRFGTPPTDRYSQYRFFTDELEARGRYVELIVDSSPYCFVDEVEVYRGTADMLVKAPVGKVADSPTALFEQLRLRSAVLWRLTADLEQARKAIRESKRTAAEKDALLDRADRLAEEVRRLPSELPADLHCVLPLNDLHAEIYALNAPVLRAQGLSGLTVWGAKRWDPLLPTQGPELPLSAPALQLTMMRDETRAVALNVTNSTDRVVEAEVTVTGLGGPANPEWISVREVVFTDTRDRRPIAAALPQARKIDGGYETTVPSGMTRQVWLSVSTKGIAAGEYRGQVVISGAGQRTEVPLSIRVYPQQMPAQFTAAVGGWDYTNGNGSYDVRPSNLQILVDNLRAHGVNSPWANSGVMPQGATFDAAGNLTGTLDFSAWDTWVSRWPGAKNYCVFLSVDSKFSGEPMGTARFNKMVGDLFRAWVKHFDEQGLSPAKLVVLLVDEPHDNDQAKVIINWAKAVKAAAPEVVLFEDPTFRDPREADPELFAVSDILCPNLPMWWGAPKTFADFYWAQRESTKKLWFYSCSGPAKLLDPINYHRAQFWAGMANGAQGSFYWAFGDESNAAGSWRAYSQNRNQYSPLFIDATSVTDGKHMEAVREGAEDYEYFVMLRDRWAQLRREGVASPKLQAAERLLAAGPYRALKGVGAGSLGWLDSRDREEMDRVRVEFLEALQGL
- the thrC gene encoding threonine synthase, with the translated sequence MKAHKQSNPWRGVIEEYREYLPVSESTPVVTLLEGGTPLIPSLAIARRLPGKLRIFFKYEGVNPTGSFKDRGMCMAMTKAKERGARVCMCASTGNTSAAAAAYSVRAGMRCVVLIPDGYIALGKLAQALAYGARTIQIAGNFDDCLNLVREITSRYDIELVNSLNPYRMEGQKTAAFEVCDVLGAPPDFHALPVGNAGNISAYWMGYKEYREKGMVDRRPTMLGFQAAGAAPLVSGVRVDNPETIATAIRIGNPARWQDAENAVKESGGVFRAVTDEEILKAYKDLAAEEGVFVEPASAASLAGVYKLAEDGYFGQEPATVVCTVTGHGLKDPDRAIQIATEPEKCGKDLGELIELLGLSGKDGGSRPGRE
- a CDS encoding nitronate monooxygenase family protein — translated: MRLPTLRIGDLTIPTPIIQGGMGVRVSGARLASAVANEGCAGMIASAGIAHYELYSGKHFVEMNDLALKEEIQKARSLSSGVIGVNIMVALSNYANLVKVAVENKVSMIVSGAGLPLELPGLVQDAQVKLVPIVSSARALRIICTKWLRAHNRLPDAVVVEGPQAGGHLGFSHAEMGAETQPSLEKLVAETVAVANSYERPMPVIAAGGIYDGADISRFLKLGASGVQMATRFVCTEECDVDDAFKNAYLQAKEEDVMVIHSPVGMPARVIRNAFVERILRGETVPFKCEYRCLRSCDPKTAPFCIAKALANAAAGKLEDAFAFAGSKVRRCAEIVSVKKLVSQLVAEASACYDA
- a CDS encoding phosphoribosylaminoimidazolesuccinocarboxamide synthase encodes the protein MERTVLKTDLPGAVCARSGKVRDVYDYGDGLLIVASDRISAFDVIMANGIPGKGKILTQLSLFWFDYLREVTPNHLISAEVKDFPAPTQAFGEVLEGRTMWCKKAQVIPVEAVVRGYLAGSGWKSYQQSREVCGHRLPAGLVQSAKLPQPLFTPTSKAESGHDENMTRDEVKNLLGAELAEKLESKAIEIYLKASEYAATRGFIIADTKFEFGLVDGEMILVDEVLTPDSSRYWDADKYEPGRPQEAFDKQFVRDYLETLDWNKEPPGPELPAEVVAQTREIYLTALRRLTA